A single genomic interval of Candidatus Dadabacteria bacterium harbors:
- a CDS encoding restriction endonuclease subunit S, whose protein sequence is NNHAHVVKAKPQISDNYFLCYMLNFINIEPFITGDARGKLSKSVLTTIPLPCPSLSEQKRIAETLRAIDRKIEHHENKKATLQDFFKVALNDLMKGGNSHV, encoded by the coding sequence AACAACCACGCGCATGTAGTTAAGGCAAAGCCACAAATCTCTGATAACTACTTTCTTTGCTATATGTTGAATTTTATAAACATTGAACCATTTATAACCGGAGACGCAAGAGGGAAATTGTCAAAATCAGTTTTAACAACGATTCCCCTTCCCTGCCCTTCCCTCTCAGAACAAAAGAGGATTGCCGAAACCTTACGGGCTATTGACAGGAAGATTGAACATCATGAAAACAAGAAAGCAACCTTGCAGGATTTCTTCAAGGTTGCGTTGAATGACTTGATGAAAGGAGGAAATTCACATGTCTGA
- a CDS encoding SIR2 family protein, with protein MSEKKNLLIFAGAGASVDLGYPTTREFMEHLNHEVINNYIYKPIPKSEKIDIERVLWFIKAEILEPIENCLIKNDFLHKNCYLFYLNHNPGNNVHSAQEYYGKAKELTEKINQIVHSSYGVSSIKNQDLRETGYWVNELINSGKPSDDHYNIEIFTTNYDRAIEKALEDNGIPPQRISPFSNSDFNTLLNTDKYSTKKAFSRKIWLTKLHGSLEWRLTENGEIEKVIEEFSDKSSVLYPGFKGAPKEKPFKQFHEYFTACLQKCDAFLSMGFSYRDEHINDLIKNNLKPQSEIYIIDTDPDGILDKEIWRSWENPQNIKATRNNIDYSSVYAAKQYLRD; from the coding sequence ATGTCTGAAAAGAAGAACTTACTCATATTCGCCGGAGCAGGAGCGTCTGTTGACTTGGGGTATCCTACGACCAGAGAATTTATGGAACACCTCAACCATGAAGTAATAAACAATTACATATATAAGCCAATACCAAAAAGTGAAAAAATTGACATAGAAAGAGTCTTATGGTTTATCAAGGCTGAGATTCTTGAACCTATAGAAAACTGCCTCATCAAAAATGACTTTCTACATAAGAATTGTTATTTGTTTTACCTCAATCATAACCCGGGCAATAATGTTCATTCGGCACAAGAGTACTACGGAAAGGCAAAAGAATTAACAGAAAAAATAAATCAAATAGTTCACAGCAGTTATGGGGTGTCTTCCATAAAAAACCAAGATCTCAGAGAAACAGGTTACTGGGTTAACGAACTGATCAACAGCGGAAAACCATCCGATGATCATTACAATATAGAAATTTTCACAACAAATTATGACCGTGCCATTGAAAAGGCATTGGAAGATAATGGAATACCCCCTCAAAGAATATCACCTTTCTCTAACTCAGACTTTAACACATTATTGAATACCGATAAATACAGTACAAAGAAAGCTTTTTCAAGGAAAATATGGCTTACAAAACTGCATGGCTCTTTAGAATGGAGACTAACAGAAAACGGAGAAATTGAAAAAGTCATTGAAGAGTTCTCGGATAAATCTTCTGTCCTGTATCCGGGGTTCAAGGGCGCACCGAAAGAAAAACCTTTTAAGCAATTCCATGAATACTTCACCGCTTGTTTACAAAAATGTGATGCTTTTTTGTCAATGGGATTTTCATATAGAGATGAACATATAAACGATTTAATAAAAAACAATCTAAAGCCACAAAGCGAAATCTACATTATAGATACAGACCCTGATGGAATACTAGACAAAGAAATCTGGAGGAGTTGGGAAAACCCACAAAACATCAAAGCCACAAGAAACAATATTGATTACTCTTCAGTTTATGCAGCAAAACAATACTTGAGGGACTAA